Proteins from one Podarcis raffonei isolate rPodRaf1 chromosome 1, rPodRaf1.pri, whole genome shotgun sequence genomic window:
- the KANSL1L gene encoding KAT8 regulatory NSL complex subunit 1-like protein isoform X5, producing MGLGPDPAGLSLHSYNSQTGWDNGRHLAATTALCIRRGGLKCYYLQVVMVGCKLLTTAMTPALQEKAMKGHGICLSSSLSSRVMESNDALGMGSTRPVKEKMKDGSVTKITCSMLGFPIPQANHSTDCFNLKYLGSQSSKHYPVLMSPSSTFHVNNKNCVQRNSEEHSCSKVRNPLCNSTNKHFSQIINSEPGEQVRGETLLGSTKNLPEMGKLFDSCLTESHNVEERQLPNCKGYQKNGFLSKALFINPETKKGDLFHQVCDDALEPKVNYNPSTKEQELNFHLLQCVSKQQALLSRAKRTQKRLQILLAKHVVKHCDQQMKCFVRRQLQSMKAFHDPSGVLGGSYHRCTNIKMENIEANTSKDIQRDFDVSSDEIKVFARSTAGLLFHVEESLDSDATCSSSSEDDDEQISRKVNYRSDWKWLVDRANVGCRWTWLQAQISELEYKIQQLTDLHRQIRATKGMVILEEFPNPKDFLKKRTQLMDHEALLNTTGNSHASLERQDAWPEHDFEMSPSSPTLLLRNIEKQSAQLSEIISSLITPLNLSPTSSPLSSKSCKQKELANGISIRNSENNEEISCTSSWLVDQQHLKRRRKEKAKLRTSSVAMICTSARTRPLQSFQRRKLYKMSTAFNSNQQAMQLRDALFNTEEVVPASMWSTYELSTKPRTQKQLMLELDTSFHPVLSFPSDTSLHVHFKTLLKNYEVKGESALGLELKMSPSNEYFHYKGPPQQWIRGFESSFKHQTVSEASEQLLEGRKKRHLSETVIGESSKRCEAFSFQHAEPESQSPFTGAANGDMMSRSSHCISTQLNSRRRLRSESSYDIDNIVIPMSLVAPSKLEKLQYKEILTPSWRTVNLEPLGSLHEEEEKNI from the exons atgggccttgggcctgatccagcagggctttcttTGCATTCTTATAACAGTCAGACTGGATGGGACAATGGCAGACATTTAGCTGCTACCACAGCCCTGTGCATTCGGAGGGGCGGTTTGAAGTGTTATTACTTGCAGGTGGTAATG GTTGGGTGTAAACTGCTTACGACAGCTATGACACCTGCTCTTCAAGAGAAAGCAATGAAAGGGCACGGTATCTGCTTATCATCTTCCTTGTCTTCAAGAGTGATGGAGTCCAATGATGCATTAGGCATGGGAAGTACCAGACCAGTAAAAGAGAAGATGAAAGACGGGTCTGTCACAAAAATTACTTGCTCCATGCTGGGGTTCCCCATTCCTCAAGCCAACCATAGCACTGATTGCTTTAACTTAAAATACTTGGGTTCTCAGTCTTCTAAACACTATCCAGTATTAATGAGCCCCAGTTCTACTTTCCATGTAAACAATAAAAATTGTGTGCAGAGGAACTCAGAAGAGCATAGCTGCTCCAAAGTGAGAAATCCGTTATGTAACAGCACTAATAAACACTTCAGTCAAATTATTAATTCAGAACCTGGGGAGCAGGTCAGAGGGGAAACTTTATTAGGATCAACAAAGAACTTACCTGAAATGGGAAAACTATTTGATTCATGTTTAACTGAATCCCACAATGTAGaagaaaggcagcttcctaactgTAAAGGGTATCAGAAGAATGGCTTTTTGAGCAAGGCATTATTTATTAATCCTGAGACAAAAAAAGGAGACCTGTTCCATCAAGTGTGTGATGATGCCCTGGAACCAAAAGTGAACTACAATCCCAGTACTAAAGAACAGGAATTGAATTTTCATTTACTTCAGTGTGTAAGCAAGCAACAGGCTTTGCTCAGCCGGGCCAAAAGAACTCAGAAACGTTTGCAAATACTCTTGGCGAAGCATGTTGTCAAACACTGTGACCAGCAGATGAAATGCTTTGTGAGACGCCAACTGCAGAGCATGAAAGCCTTTCATGATCCATCCGGTGTTTTGGGTGGCAGCTATCATAGATGCACCAACATTAAAATGGAAAACATAGAGGCTAATACAAGTAAAGATATACAGCGTGATTTTGATGTTTCATCTGATGAAATCAAAGTGTTTGCTCGCTCAACAGCTGGACTCCTATTTCATGTGGAAGAGAGTTTGGATTCTGATGCCACTTGTAGCAGCTCAAGTGAAGATGATGATGAGCAGATTTCCAGAAAAGT TAACTATAGATCTGACTGGAAATGGCTAGTAGACAGAGCTAATGTTGGCTGTCGCTGGACATGGCTTCAAGCCCAGATTTCAGAGCTAGAATACAAAATCCAGCAACTCACTGACCTTCACAGGCAGATTCGTGCCACCAAG GGAATGGTGATCCTAGAAGAATTTCCAAATCCAAAGGACTTCTTGAAGAAACGAACACAATTGATGGACCATGAAGCTTTATTAAACACCACAGGGAATTCACATGCTTCCCTTGAGAGGCAGGATGCTTGGCCGGAACATGATTTCGAAATGTCACCCAGCAGTCCAACTCTGCTTCTCCGCAACATAGAAAAACAG AGTGCTCAACTGAGTGAAATAATCAGCAGTCTGATTACTCCTCTCAATCTCTCTCCCACATCATCTCCTCTTTCCTCAAAGTCCTGTAAGCAGAAAGAGTTGGCCAATGGCATCTCTATAAG AAATTCAGAGAACAATGAGGAGATATCATGCACCAGTAGTTGGTTGGTTgaccaacaacacctgaagaggaggaggaaagaaaaggcGAAGTTGAGAACATCATCTGTTGCCATGATATGCACATCTGCTCGCACTAGACCGCTTCAGAGTTTCCAGAGGAGGAAGCTGTACAAAATGAGCACTGCTTTCAATTCAAACCAGCAG GCTATGCAACTGAGAGATGCCTTGTTTAATACAGAAGAGGTGGTTCCAGCCTCCATGTGGAGTACATATGAATTGAGCACCAAGCCCAGGACACAAAAACAACTCATGTTAGAATTGGACACCTCATTCCATCCCGTCTTATCATTTCCTTCTG ACACTTCTCTTCATGTACACTTTAAGACACTGCTCAAGAATTATGAGGTCAAAGGTGAATCTGCCCTTGGTTTAGAGTTAAAAATGTCTCCATCAAATG AATATTTTCATTATAAAGGTCCTCCTCAACAGTGGATCCGTGGATTTGAATCCAGTTTCAAACATCAGACTGTATCAGAAGCATCTGAACAGCTGCtagagggaagaaagaaaaggcatttaAGTGAGACAGTGATTG GAGAAAGTAGTAAGAGATGTGAAGCATTTTCCTTTCAACACGCAGAACCAGAATCCCAGAGTCCTTTTACAGGAGCAGCCAATGGAGACATGATGTCTAGATCAAGTCATTGTATATCAACACAG